A genomic region of Papaver somniferum cultivar HN1 unplaced genomic scaffold, ASM357369v1 unplaced-scaffold_30, whole genome shotgun sequence contains the following coding sequences:
- the LOC113341659 gene encoding uncharacterized protein LOC113341659 yields the protein MILLVYVDDIILVCTSESLLTSFIDSLKSEFSMKDLGPLHYFLGIEATLDYSAHKLLLTQNKYSIDILRKHDMLGCKPCKTPVGSGPRVSAYDGDPLKDAASYRSLVGGLQYLTLTRPDISFVVNYVSQFMHSPTDIHLQLAKCILRYIKKGFLGQGITLSSGNCSELTAYCDSDWAGCLDTIKSTSGYCVFVGGNLVSWSSKKQHTISRSSTEVEYIGLANAAAKILWLSYLFEELSIYLSLPCRLYCDNLGASSLTANPIFHARTKHIEVDYHMIRELLLVF from the coding sequence ATGATTCTCCTGGTGTATGTGGATGACATTATTCTTGTATGCACCTCTGAATCTCTACTTACTTCTTTTATTGACTCTTTGAAGTCTGAATTTTCCATGAAGGATCTTGGACCCTTACACTATTTCTTAGGGATTGAAGCTACATTGGATTATTCTGCTCATAAGCTGCTTCTTACACAGAACAAATATTCTATTGATATTCTCAGGAAACATGATATGTTGGGTTGTAAACCTTGTAAAACTCCAGTAGGATCTGGTCCAAGGGTTTCTGCTTATGATGGTGATCCACTCAAAGATGCTGCCTCTTATAGAAGCTTAGTGGGTGGACTTCAATATTTGACGcttactagacctgatattagTTTTGTAGTAAACTATGTGAGCCAGTTTATGCATAGCCCTACAGATATTCATCTTCAGCTTGCTAAATGTATTCTCAGATACATTAAAAAAGGTTTTCTGGGTCAAGGTATTACTTTGAGCAGTGGAAATTGCTCAGAACTTACTGCATATTGTGATAGTGACTGGGCCGGTTGTCTTGATACCATAAAATCCACCTCTGGATATTGTGTTTTTGTGGGAGGTAATTTAGTTTCCTGGTCTTCCAAGAAGCAACACACTATTTCTCGATCTTCCACAGAAGTTGAATACATAGGCCTTGCAAATGCAGCAGCTAAAATTCTCTGGCTTTCCTATTTGTTTGAAGAATTATCTATCTATTTATCTCTTCCCTGTCGTTTATACTGTGATAATCTTGGTGCTAGCAGTTTAACAGCAAATCCAATTTTCCATGCGCGCACTAAACACATTGAGGTGGATTATCACATGATCAGAGAGTTACTACTGGTTTTCTGA
- the LOC113341658 gene encoding mitogen-activated protein kinase kinase kinase 1-like, translating to MQNRSDAQKVLTKSWIQINRNLLVGVKPVDPIQRKMLNEPTQQVADRIQKALQERLCLLHRCESDFFLLGATGDVYNVRLSTTSLCSCPDRQSPCEHILFVFLRVLEVSLNDPCVWRKTLREFQLTRLLNTPTSPQILAGSRVRERFLHLFSNKSDLGPPPKPELGKCVKCRREMYAEDRVSDCGAGVCDPVGHVKCMIYRKPSGAPFCAGCGSRWNEDQEK from the coding sequence ATGCAGAACCGATCAGATGCTCAAAAAGTCCTTACCAAGAGCTGGATACAAATCAATAGAAACCTTCTTGTGGGTGTGAAACCTGTGGATCCAATTCAAAGAAAAATGCTCAACGAACCAACCCAGCAGGTTGCAGATCGAATACAAAAAGCCCTCCAAGAACGTCTGTGTCTACTTCACCGCTGTGAATCTGATTTCTTCTTATTAGGTGCAACTGGTGATGTTTACAATGTCAGGTTATCTACAACCTCCTTGTGCAGTTGCCCAGATCGTCAGAGTCCGTGCGAACACatactttttgtttttcttcgtgttcttgaagtcTCTCTCaacgatccttgtgtttggaGGAAGACTCTTAGGGAATTTCAACTTACACGTCTACTCAACACACCCACATCGCCTCAAATCCTTGCTGGTTCTCGTGTACGTGAGAGATTTCTTCATCTATTCTCAAACAAGTCAGACTTGGGTCCTCCACCAAAGCCTGAGCTGGGCAAGTGTGTTAAATGCAGAAGGGAGATGTATGCTGAAGATAGAGTATCGGATTGTGGCGCAGGCGTTTGTGACCCTGTTGGACATGTGAAGTGTATGATATATAGGAAACCCTCTGGGGCACCTTTTTGTGCAGGTTGTGGAAGCCGGTGGAATGAAGACCAGGagaagtaa